The Fluviicola sp. genome contains a region encoding:
- a CDS encoding AMP-binding protein yields the protein MENSKISEQVVNTIRYAVNHAPFYQRHFSNSALNWEDFRSLPFTTKEDLSQNNRDFLCVPASQVAEYVTTSGTSGKPVTIYLTKKDLVRLAKNEKESFELTGAKAGDLFQLMTTIDKQFMAGLAYYLGVQELNAGMIRIGPGVPALQWNSILENKPTILIAVPSFLINLIDYAKQNGIDMNQTSVRAAICIGEPIREDDLSENVLARRIHADWNIELFSTYASTEMGAAFTECTSHQGGHLNEDLIYLEVLDEEGQEVPSGEKGEIVITTLGTEGTPLIRYKTGDVARVYRETCSCGRTSPRIGPILGRKNQMIKFKGTTIFPPSIYEIFDSRSEVSCYKIEVAKDYLGHDTITILLENRIEHHPVMNQIIEDCKAKLRVVPHFVFLETDYLRSQVFKNHMRKPEKIVFK from the coding sequence ATGGAAAATAGCAAGATCTCAGAGCAAGTAGTTAACACAATTCGTTATGCAGTCAATCATGCTCCGTTTTATCAAAGGCATTTTTCGAACAGTGCATTGAATTGGGAAGATTTCCGGTCACTTCCATTCACCACCAAAGAAGATTTATCGCAAAACAACCGCGATTTCCTGTGTGTTCCTGCAAGCCAGGTGGCAGAATATGTAACTACTTCCGGCACTTCCGGGAAACCGGTTACGATCTACCTCACCAAAAAAGATTTGGTACGCCTGGCAAAAAATGAAAAGGAATCCTTTGAACTGACCGGTGCGAAAGCAGGAGATCTCTTTCAGCTGATGACCACGATCGACAAGCAATTCATGGCCGGACTCGCATATTATTTAGGCGTTCAGGAACTGAATGCAGGAATGATCCGCATTGGTCCGGGAGTGCCGGCGTTGCAATGGAATTCCATCCTGGAAAACAAACCTACGATCCTGATTGCCGTTCCCAGTTTTTTGATAAACCTCATCGACTATGCGAAGCAAAACGGCATTGACATGAATCAAACTTCTGTGCGTGCCGCCATTTGTATCGGAGAACCGATCCGCGAGGACGATTTATCGGAAAACGTATTGGCCAGACGCATTCACGCTGACTGGAATATCGAACTGTTTTCTACGTATGCATCTACGGAAATGGGCGCTGCTTTTACCGAATGTACTTCCCACCAGGGCGGACATTTGAATGAAGACCTGATTTACCTGGAAGTACTGGACGAAGAAGGACAGGAAGTTCCAAGCGGTGAAAAAGGGGAAATTGTGATTACGACCCTGGGAACTGAGGGAACTCCGCTTATCCGCTACAAAACCGGCGATGTTGCCCGTGTATACCGGGAAACGTGCAGCTGCGGCAGAACGTCTCCGCGTATCGGACCTATTTTAGGTCGTAAGAACCAAATGATCAAATTCAAGGGAACAACTATTTTCCCTCCTTCCATATACGAGATTTTCGACAGTAGATCGGAAGTGAGCTGCTACAAAATTGAAGTCGCAAAAGACTACCTGGGTCACGATACGATTACCATTCTGTTGGAAAACCGGATCGAACATCATCCGGTGATGAACCAGATTATAGAAGATTGCAAGGCGAAATTGCGCGTGGTTCCTCATTTTGTGTTCCTGGAAACAGATTACCTGAGAAGCCAAGTGTTTAAGAACCACATGCGGAAACCTGAAAAAATCGTTTTCAAATAA
- a CDS encoding C45 family peptidase: MIKILLKYLFRLIWIPTELLFAFIFVLFTIILFNAQIDTPEVPEIHVGERRQVGKDHYVLGNSYLKKNQYGVWEMYLEGEPYERGVIYGKLAKELVQEQEDIFVGQINNFLPNKMWRHVIKLMVGFFNSDLPENIPLENQQEIYGISLAFSDRYDYISSKYTRILNYHAAHDIGHALNDYSVVGCTSFVVKGQKSANRELLVGRNFDFYVGDDFAKNKLVIFVNPSKGYKFTSYSWAGFTGVASGMNEKGLTVTINASKSDLPTSSKMPISLLAREILQYAKNTDEAVAIAKKRHTFVSETLMVSSAEDGKAILIEKSPKKLGVYESKTDVLVCANHYQSDVFKKDQANVKNLANSDSKYRFERMQQLLSKPSALNKNTAATILRDQYSFGSDTLGMGNPRAINQLQAHHAVVMQPESRMYYISSSDYQLGPFLGYDLKKTFQTKHIQLTDTIAPDPFLTSGAYRKFKAFKTVKQDISAYLMFDKPLDLSPKEIDQFIANNSESYVTYEQLGKYFQKKKQYQKAINSYQIALTKHVAAPQIEEELRSLIKECRKNGK, from the coding sequence GTGATCAAAATCCTCTTAAAATACCTATTCCGTCTCATTTGGATTCCGACAGAGTTACTTTTCGCATTTATTTTCGTGTTATTTACGATTATTCTGTTCAACGCCCAGATTGACACACCTGAAGTTCCGGAAATCCATGTCGGCGAGCGCAGACAGGTCGGAAAAGATCATTATGTACTTGGAAATTCCTACCTGAAAAAGAATCAATACGGCGTTTGGGAAATGTACCTGGAAGGCGAACCTTACGAAAGAGGCGTTATCTATGGGAAATTGGCTAAAGAGCTGGTCCAGGAGCAGGAAGATATTTTTGTGGGACAGATCAACAACTTCCTCCCGAACAAAATGTGGAGACACGTCATTAAACTGATGGTCGGATTCTTCAACAGCGATTTACCGGAAAATATTCCGCTGGAGAACCAGCAGGAGATTTACGGAATTTCACTGGCTTTTTCGGACCGTTACGATTACATTTCTTCTAAATACACACGCATCCTGAATTATCATGCTGCACACGATATTGGGCACGCATTGAATGATTACAGCGTTGTGGGTTGTACTTCTTTCGTGGTAAAAGGCCAAAAAAGTGCGAATCGGGAATTACTGGTGGGCCGGAATTTCGATTTCTATGTAGGTGATGATTTTGCGAAGAACAAACTGGTGATTTTTGTCAATCCGAGCAAAGGATATAAGTTTACTTCCTATTCCTGGGCAGGATTTACGGGAGTAGCTTCCGGGATGAATGAAAAAGGACTGACGGTTACGATCAATGCTTCCAAATCCGATTTGCCAACGAGCTCCAAAATGCCGATTTCCCTGCTTGCACGCGAGATTCTTCAGTATGCGAAAAATACCGACGAAGCAGTAGCCATCGCTAAAAAGCGGCATACGTTTGTATCCGAAACACTCATGGTTTCTTCTGCAGAAGACGGAAAGGCTATTTTGATTGAAAAATCTCCCAAAAAACTGGGCGTTTACGAAAGTAAAACCGATGTTTTGGTGTGCGCAAACCATTACCAGTCGGATGTTTTCAAAAAAGACCAGGCAAACGTAAAGAATCTTGCCAACAGCGATTCCAAATACCGGTTTGAACGCATGCAGCAATTGCTGAGTAAGCCGTCTGCATTAAATAAGAACACCGCTGCCACAATCCTTAGAGATCAGTATAGTTTTGGAAGCGATACGCTCGGAATGGGAAATCCTAGAGCGATCAATCAGTTGCAAGCGCACCACGCTGTAGTGATGCAGCCGGAAAGCAGGATGTACTATATTTCCAGTTCGGATTACCAATTGGGGCCGTTCCTGGGGTATGACCTGAAAAAGACATTCCAAACCAAACATATTCAACTGACAGACACCATTGCCCCGGATCCGTTCCTGACTTCCGGTGCGTACCGTAAATTCAAAGCATTCAAGACCGTTAAACAGGATATTTCCGCTTACCTGATGTTTGATAAACCGCTGGATCTTTCTCCGAAAGAAATCGATCAGTTCATTGCAAACAATTCGGAGTCTTATGTCACGTATGAGCAATTAGGAAAGTACTTCCAGAAGAAAAAACAGTACCAAAAAGCCATAAATTCGTACCAAATTGCGTTGACAAAACACGTTGCTGCACCGCAGATTGAAGAAGAATTGCGAAGTTTGATCAAAGAATGCCGGAAAAATGGAAAATAG
- a CDS encoding NAD(P)-dependent oxidoreductase, whose product MKKVFFLDTVHPILSERLTQSGEYECIEAHDWTREQCESQLGDAHGIVIRSRFTMDESFLKFTPALQFIARSGAGMENIDEAYCASRGIQLYNAPEGNRNAVGEHALGMLLSLMNKIHTANRDVKNGIWDREGNRGEELDGKTVGIIGYGNNGKAFAKKLRGFDITLLAYDKYKTGFGDDFVIEATLEALLRKSDVISFHIPQNEETIYFANQEFFDALGKPIYLLNLSRGKIVETKCLIESILKGTTKAAALDVNEFEKKSFEQLFDQTDNEQLKFLLESDQILLTPHVGGWTTESYYKLSSVLADKILEVEE is encoded by the coding sequence ATGAAAAAAGTATTCTTTCTTGATACCGTGCACCCTATTCTTTCCGAAAGACTCACACAAAGCGGCGAATACGAATGCATTGAAGCTCATGACTGGACCAGGGAACAGTGCGAATCGCAACTCGGTGATGCACATGGTATCGTGATCCGTTCCCGCTTCACCATGGATGAATCCTTCCTGAAATTTACTCCTGCTCTGCAGTTCATTGCCAGATCCGGTGCCGGAATGGAAAATATTGATGAAGCTTATTGCGCTTCACGTGGAATTCAACTTTACAACGCCCCGGAAGGAAACCGGAATGCAGTGGGTGAACATGCGTTGGGTATGCTATTATCCCTGATGAATAAAATCCACACGGCAAACCGGGACGTAAAAAACGGGATTTGGGACCGGGAAGGAAACCGCGGAGAAGAATTAGACGGAAAAACGGTCGGGATTATTGGCTATGGAAATAACGGGAAAGCGTTTGCCAAAAAATTGCGCGGATTTGACATCACCTTGCTTGCCTACGATAAATACAAAACGGGTTTCGGCGATGATTTCGTAATCGAAGCGACCCTGGAAGCTCTTTTGCGTAAATCAGATGTGATTTCTTTCCACATTCCTCAAAACGAAGAAACCATTTATTTCGCGAACCAGGAATTCTTCGATGCTCTCGGGAAGCCAATTTACCTCCTTAATTTATCACGAGGAAAAATAGTTGAAACTAAATGTTTAATCGAATCTATTTTAAAAGGAACAACGAAAGCAGCTGCATTGGACGTGAACGAATTTGAAAAGAAATCTTTCGAGCAGCTCTTTGATCAAACAGATAATGAGCAATTGAAATTCCTGTTGGAATCCGACCAGATTTTGTTGACACCACATGTAGGAGGATGGACAACCGAAAGCTATTATAAACTTAGTTCTGTTTTAGCCGATAAAATCCTGGAAGTAGAAGAGTAA
- a CDS encoding DUF6327 family protein, translating to MEKKPQIYSSFEEIELDLQILKLEREIHAQKIKLNLEKTGENLRPVNLINDYLGTTDRTNLSVIEQVFKIILQFLVKPIKE from the coding sequence ATGGAAAAGAAGCCACAAATATATTCGTCATTTGAAGAAATTGAACTGGATCTTCAAATCCTGAAACTGGAGCGTGAAATTCATGCCCAAAAGATCAAGCTAAACCTTGAAAAAACAGGCGAAAACCTGCGTCCCGTTAATTTGATCAATGATTACCTGGGCACCACCGACAGAACCAACCTTTCCGTGATCGAACAGGTTTTCAAGATAATTTTACAGTTCTTAGTAAAACCCATTAAAGAATAA
- a CDS encoding competence protein — MAFEELKESTRKVQEETKAYVESTVQYYKLWGFQFIMKSTRTIVKLILVGFFLLITFLFGSIAAALAIGDALHSPALGFLIIAGGYFILVLLILFLRLKFIERYILRTFSKLFFKD; from the coding sequence ATGGCATTTGAAGAACTAAAAGAGAGTACTCGTAAGGTCCAGGAGGAAACCAAAGCTTACGTAGAAAGCACGGTACAATATTATAAGTTGTGGGGATTCCAATTCATTATGAAATCGACCCGCACGATTGTCAAGCTGATACTGGTTGGTTTCTTCCTGTTGATCACTTTTTTATTCGGGTCTATCGCTGCTGCACTGGCAATCGGAGACGCGCTTCATAGTCCGGCACTTGGATTTTTGATCATAGCCGGCGGTTATTTCATTTTGGTCCTTTTAATCCTGTTTCTGCGCCTTAAATTTATTGAAAGGTACATCTTACGCACATTTTCTAAACTTTTTTTTAAGGACTGA
- a CDS encoding YtxH domain-containing protein — protein MSSNNIIVGLLAGAVVGAGIGILLAPEKGSDTRQKLKDQLDKGKDGLLDKFQELTQLLQRKAENAGEDISEFLDKAISSGIHEKDELISLLEEKLETLKKGAQKAASTAASAAKG, from the coding sequence ATGTCAAGTAACAATATCATCGTAGGACTCCTTGCAGGTGCTGTAGTTGGAGCAGGTATCGGAATTTTATTAGCCCCTGAAAAAGGATCTGATACCCGTCAGAAGTTGAAAGATCAACTGGATAAAGGAAAAGACGGTTTGTTGGATAAATTCCAGGAATTAACGCAATTATTGCAGCGCAAGGCAGAAAACGCCGGCGAAGACATCAGCGAATTTTTGGATAAAGCGATTTCAAGCGGCATTCATGAAAAAGATGAATTAATTTCCTTACTGGAAGAAAAATTAGAAACGTTGAAAAAAGGTGCTCAAAAAGCTGCATCAACAGCAGCTTCAGCAGCTAAGGGTTAA
- a CDS encoding GxxExxY protein: protein MKHLILESEAYEIIGICMEVHRNLGHGFSEIVYKDALEYEFRINKIPFVREKEFKVHYKDIILPHYFYAGFVVLDSIILEVKSVSRLTKSHYAQVINYLAVSDLPLGLMINFNEDSLKYKRFVL from the coding sequence ATGAAGCATTTAATATTAGAGAGCGAAGCTTATGAGATTATAGGCATTTGCATGGAGGTCCACCGAAATCTAGGACATGGTTTTTCAGAGATTGTTTACAAAGACGCCTTGGAATATGAGTTCAGGATAAACAAAATTCCTTTTGTACGGGAGAAAGAATTTAAGGTTCATTACAAAGACATTATTTTACCGCACTATTTTTATGCGGGTTTTGTAGTTCTTGACTCCATTATTCTCGAAGTAAAATCTGTAAGCCGACTTACCAAATCACATTATGCACAGGTAATTAACTATTTAGCAGTTTCGGATCTTCCGCTTGGTCTAATGATCAATTTCAACGAAGACAGCTTGAAATACAAACGTTTTGTCCTTTAA
- a CDS encoding Lrp/AsnC family transcriptional regulator produces the protein MSALDSIDHQIIALLQSNGKMNNKEVAGKIGLSVTPTFERIKRLERMGVIQGYTALINRKAVGKELKVVCQVSLKSHEKEGIDVFETAIRELQEVINAYHVAGATDYMLMIEVANMEVYHDFLKNQLSRIPHIGQVNSSFVMSELK, from the coding sequence ATGTCCGCATTAGATTCGATCGATCATCAAATTATTGCACTTCTCCAGTCAAACGGAAAGATGAATAACAAAGAAGTAGCCGGTAAAATCGGCTTGTCCGTTACTCCTACTTTTGAACGCATCAAACGCCTGGAGCGGATGGGAGTCATACAAGGTTATACCGCTCTTATTAATCGGAAAGCAGTTGGGAAGGAGTTAAAGGTTGTTTGCCAGGTGAGTTTAAAAAGCCATGAAAAAGAAGGAATTGACGTTTTTGAAACCGCGATCCGGGAATTGCAGGAAGTCATTAACGCCTATCACGTGGCAGGAGCAACAGATTATATGCTCATGATTGAGGTTGCGAATATGGAGGTTTACCACGACTTTCTGAAGAACCAGCTTTCACGTATCCCGCATATCGGGCAGGTAAACAGCAGTTTCGTGATGTCGGAATTGAAATAG
- a CDS encoding acyltransferase gives MNTESQKNKLGFLDGVRGVAMLIVVLHHFALAFFPAINYLDPGKIHLGDGSTELLIAKTPLNIFFNGGFAVSIFFVLSGFVLSYKFHLSGSRKLLTDYAAKRYFRLFLPVAGSILLCYMLHVCGLFTNQSAGTMTKSEEWLGGLFSGIKGPGDVLKNMFLDVFLNNDNRYNAVLWTMTIEFLGSLLLFSFLALAGNSKRTMLLHVVVGVAILLTDKQFYAAFILGSLISRLFIDGFSFPEGYKGMLIKILLLAAGVYFSSFPMGFHTQESMWRWLDWSWTSGYNIFHVVGAFCILLVICFDKTLTRFFSIKPFLYLGKISFSFYLIHLPVMCSLGFYVFEMCWKPGTYFVPFLIAFGSCMLVTLVISHFYYKWVDRTSIRFSEKIGKWITKGDETP, from the coding sequence ATGAATACCGAATCTCAAAAAAACAAACTGGGTTTCCTGGATGGTGTGCGCGGCGTGGCGATGCTGATTGTTGTGTTGCATCATTTCGCATTGGCGTTCTTTCCGGCTATTAATTACCTGGATCCCGGGAAAATTCACCTGGGAGACGGATCAACGGAATTGCTGATTGCCAAAACGCCGCTGAATATTTTCTTCAACGGAGGATTCGCGGTTTCGATCTTCTTTGTTTTAAGTGGTTTTGTGCTCAGCTATAAATTTCACCTTTCCGGAAGCCGTAAATTGCTGACGGATTATGCCGCAAAACGCTATTTCCGGTTGTTTCTTCCGGTTGCCGGTTCCATACTTCTCTGCTATATGCTTCATGTATGCGGACTTTTCACCAATCAGTCTGCGGGAACAATGACGAAGTCGGAAGAATGGCTCGGAGGATTGTTTAGTGGCATAAAAGGCCCGGGTGATGTTTTGAAGAACATGTTCCTGGACGTATTTTTGAATAATGATAACCGCTACAACGCTGTTCTATGGACGATGACCATTGAATTCCTGGGTTCTTTACTCCTATTCTCTTTTTTGGCTTTGGCCGGGAATTCCAAAAGAACCATGTTGCTTCATGTGGTTGTTGGAGTGGCGATCCTGTTAACCGACAAACAATTTTACGCTGCTTTTATACTCGGATCGCTGATCAGCCGGCTTTTTATAGACGGTTTTTCATTTCCGGAAGGATATAAAGGAATGCTTATCAAGATCCTGCTGTTGGCCGCCGGAGTTTATTTCAGTTCATTCCCCATGGGCTTTCACACACAGGAAAGCATGTGGCGCTGGCTGGATTGGAGCTGGACAAGCGGTTACAACATTTTCCACGTGGTCGGAGCTTTTTGTATCCTGTTGGTGATTTGCTTTGACAAAACCCTGACTCGTTTCTTTTCGATCAAACCTTTTCTTTACCTGGGAAAAATTTCCTTTTCGTTCTACCTGATCCACTTACCGGTGATGTGTTCGCTTGGTTTTTATGTCTTCGAAATGTGCTGGAAACCGGGAACTTACTTTGTTCCTTTCCTGATTGCATTCGGTAGTTGTATGCTCGTAACCCTGGTGATTTCGCATTTTTACTACAAATGGGTCGACAGAACCAGTATTCGCTTCTCTGAAAAAATAGGGAAATGGATCACAAAAGGGGACGAAACACCATAA
- a CDS encoding UvrD-helicase domain-containing protein — protein sequence MKLTSEQEVILKESGNLKINAVAGSGKTTTIIEYAKTRNPKSAILYLAFNKSVKLDAKKKFLQHGLKNVTVETAHSLAYRNVVMNSNYRINAFGYKIHEIAEILGITGNDEKHSEFVLANHIKKFFSYFCNSDKQRIEELNYLEIVADPKAKAFVRTHYTFIQKQTINLFLKMEQGKIEITHDFYLKKFQLSNPKLHYDYILFDEGQDASAAMLDVFFKQSATKIIVGDTHQQIYSWRFAVNSLEKADYQTRFLSASFRFNQEIADLAMSVLGWKKFLDLTNQLSIIGDGKRTEVKSKAIIARTNLGLLLKAIEYVTENKAIQNIYFEGNFHSYTYAEDGASLYDVLNLHNNKRGMIKDKLIREMQSMKELEEYISKTEDMELGMMVEIVKRYDNEIPKIIKLIKEKHLTGDDKEQAEMIFSTVHRCKGMEYDSIELANDFIYEEKVKKTAVDLKKENFSYTKLTEEINLLYVAITRTRNQLFIPLKFIPTSFQSFENSETIHVLRSEVPEEVEEELFDNPSGTLSVPASKSYSVEEFRTRHADAYKPWTDDFDSELSELFARGTNIKELSNYFGRTNGAIRSRIKKLNLRD from the coding sequence ATGAAATTAACTTCCGAGCAAGAAGTCATCCTGAAGGAAAGCGGTAACTTAAAAATCAACGCCGTTGCCGGATCAGGAAAAACTACTACGATTATTGAATATGCCAAAACCCGGAATCCGAAATCGGCTATTCTTTATCTGGCATTTAACAAATCCGTCAAACTGGATGCAAAGAAAAAATTCCTGCAGCACGGATTGAAGAACGTAACTGTTGAAACCGCTCACTCCCTGGCCTACCGGAATGTTGTGATGAACAGCAACTACAGGATCAATGCTTTCGGTTATAAAATTCATGAGATTGCAGAGATTCTCGGAATAACCGGAAACGATGAAAAGCATTCTGAATTTGTACTGGCCAATCACATTAAGAAGTTCTTCTCCTACTTTTGCAATAGCGACAAACAACGCATCGAAGAGTTGAATTACCTGGAAATTGTAGCTGATCCGAAAGCAAAAGCATTTGTCAGGACTCACTATACATTCATCCAGAAACAAACCATCAACTTGTTTCTCAAAATGGAGCAAGGCAAGATTGAAATTACCCATGATTTCTACCTAAAGAAATTCCAATTGTCTAACCCTAAACTTCATTACGACTATATTCTGTTCGATGAAGGACAGGACGCATCAGCCGCTATGCTGGACGTTTTCTTTAAACAATCGGCAACAAAAATCATTGTTGGCGATACGCACCAGCAAATCTACAGTTGGAGATTTGCCGTCAACTCACTGGAAAAAGCAGATTATCAAACGCGTTTTCTGTCTGCCAGTTTCCGGTTCAACCAGGAAATCGCGGATTTAGCCATGAGTGTTTTGGGCTGGAAAAAGTTCCTGGATCTCACGAATCAGTTGTCCATCATTGGCGACGGAAAAAGGACGGAAGTGAAGTCTAAAGCAATCATTGCACGTACGAATCTCGGGTTGCTGCTGAAGGCCATAGAGTATGTCACGGAAAACAAAGCGATTCAAAATATCTACTTCGAGGGAAATTTCCATTCTTACACTTATGCCGAAGACGGTGCGTCACTTTATGATGTTTTGAACCTGCACAACAACAAAAGAGGCATGATTAAAGACAAACTGATCCGGGAAATGCAATCCATGAAAGAACTGGAAGAATATATTTCCAAAACCGAAGACATGGAATTAGGGATGATGGTAGAAATCGTGAAGCGATACGACAATGAAATTCCGAAGATTATTAAACTGATTAAAGAAAAACACCTGACGGGTGATGACAAGGAACAAGCTGAAATGATTTTCTCAACCGTTCACCGGTGCAAGGGAATGGAATACGATTCGATTGAACTGGCAAATGATTTCATCTACGAAGAAAAGGTAAAGAAAACTGCCGTCGATCTGAAAAAAGAAAATTTCAGTTATACCAAACTCACGGAAGAAATCAACTTGTTGTATGTTGCGATCACCCGCACCAGGAACCAATTGTTTATACCATTGAAGTTCATCCCAACTTCGTTTCAATCTTTTGAGAATTCGGAAACAATCCATGTTTTGAGATCCGAAGTTCCCGAAGAAGTAGAAGAAGAACTGTTTGATAATCCTTCCGGTACACTTTCCGTTCCGGCTTCCAAAAGTTATTCTGTGGAGGAATTCAGGACGAGACATGCCGATGCATACAAACCCTGGACGGATGATTTTGATTCCGAGCTTTCCGAACTGTTTGCCCGGGGAACCAACATCAAAGAACTGTCAAACTATTTTGGAAGGACCAACGGGGCAATTCGTTCCCGGATTAAGAAATTAAATCTCCGTGACTGA
- the cysS gene encoding cysteine--tRNA ligase has protein sequence MSTHSKLQIYNSLSGEKEAFKPIIDGKVGMYVCGPTLYSEPHMGNMRTFINFDLIYRYLMYVGYQVKYVRNITDAGHITNSAGEAVDSIGKAARMEQVQSLEIVYKYNVKFQDLQRIYNMLPPAIEPTATGHIQEQIEVIEKIIENGFAYVVNGSVYFDVRAYSEKFEYGILSGRKVDELAEETRELNAQDEKRFFADFALWKKANPDDMQIWRSPWGDGNPGWHIECTAMSTKYLGDKFDIHGGGLDLKFPHHEDEIAQSCGSVGVSPANYWMHANMLNVNGQKMSKSLGNYFLPKEIVDGTTEVFDKPYSPQVIRFCMMQAHYRSTLDFTPDSLNAAEKGFTRLSEAFEKLGSLETKGESSQDVQALVASFYKAMDDDFNAPMLVAGLFEAVKYINTISDGTATITAADLELLSKEFTGFVCDVLGLTIEKSSAGNDAALTTVMDLVLDMRKDARENKDWSTSDKIRDRLAEAGIVVKDGKDGVSWTVK, from the coding sequence ATGAGCACACATTCCAAACTTCAGATTTACAACAGCCTTTCAGGTGAAAAAGAAGCCTTTAAGCCGATTATTGACGGTAAAGTTGGAATGTATGTTTGTGGACCGACGCTCTACAGCGAACCGCACATGGGAAACATGCGCACCTTCATCAATTTCGATTTGATCTATCGCTATTTGATGTATGTGGGCTATCAGGTGAAATATGTCAGAAATATTACCGACGCCGGACACATTACCAATTCTGCCGGTGAAGCAGTTGATTCCATTGGAAAAGCTGCTCGCATGGAACAGGTTCAATCATTGGAGATTGTTTACAAGTACAATGTGAAATTCCAGGATTTACAGCGCATTTACAACATGCTTCCCCCGGCTATCGAACCAACGGCAACCGGACATATCCAGGAACAGATCGAAGTGATCGAGAAGATTATTGAAAACGGATTCGCTTACGTGGTAAACGGTTCCGTGTATTTCGATGTACGCGCTTACAGTGAGAAATTCGAATACGGAATACTGAGTGGCCGCAAGGTCGACGAACTGGCTGAAGAAACACGCGAACTGAATGCACAGGACGAAAAACGCTTCTTTGCGGATTTCGCTTTGTGGAAAAAGGCAAACCCGGATGATATGCAAATCTGGCGCTCACCATGGGGAGACGGAAATCCGGGCTGGCACATCGAATGTACGGCAATGAGCACCAAATACCTGGGAGACAAATTCGATATCCACGGTGGTGGTTTGGATTTGAAATTCCCGCACCACGAAGACGAAATTGCACAGAGCTGCGGTTCTGTCGGGGTTAGTCCGGCGAATTACTGGATGCATGCAAACATGTTGAATGTAAACGGGCAAAAAATGTCCAAATCGTTGGGGAATTATTTCCTGCCGAAGGAAATCGTGGATGGAACGACGGAAGTGTTTGATAAACCGTATTCTCCGCAGGTGATCCGTTTCTGCATGATGCAGGCGCATTACCGCAGTACATTGGATTTCACTCCGGACTCGCTGAATGCAGCTGAAAAAGGATTTACCCGTTTATCCGAAGCCTTTGAGAAATTAGGTTCTCTGGAAACAAAGGGAGAATCTTCCCAGGATGTGCAGGCGCTGGTCGCTTCGTTCTACAAAGCAATGGATGACGACTTTAATGCGCCGATGCTGGTAGCAGGGTTGTTCGAAGCGGTGAAATACATCAATACCATTTCAGACGGAACAGCAACCATTACTGCTGCTGATCTGGAATTGCTGTCCAAAGAATTCACCGGATTTGTATGCGACGTACTTGGTTTGACGATTGAAAAATCATCTGCCGGAAATGATGCGGCATTGACAACGGTCATGGACTTAGTGCTGGATATGCGTAAAGATGCCCGGGAGAACAAGGATTGGAGCACTTCGGATAAAATCAGGGATCGCCTGGCAGAAGCCGGAATCGTGGTGAAAGACGGGAAAGACGGCGTAAGCTGGACGGTGAAATAG
- the rnpA gene encoding ribonuclease P protein component produces MEHFGKAYKLCSRKTIDSLFKEGKQLRAFPLSVYYLEAEIVEKVPFQVVISAPKRQFKRAHDRNYVKRLIKEVLRKEKQPLEDLLNTSGKQLALFIVYTNKEILTYPELEKCMRKLLGKLIADLQTEA; encoded by the coding sequence ATGGAGCATTTCGGAAAAGCATACAAACTCTGCAGTCGGAAAACAATCGACAGTCTCTTCAAGGAGGGAAAGCAATTGCGTGCATTTCCATTGAGTGTTTATTACCTGGAAGCGGAAATCGTTGAAAAAGTTCCGTTCCAGGTTGTGATCTCTGCCCCGAAACGCCAGTTCAAGCGGGCACACGACCGAAATTATGTGAAACGCTTGATCAAAGAAGTGCTTCGGAAAGAAAAACAGCCGTTGGAAGATTTATTGAACACTTCGGGAAAACAACTCGCTCTTTTTATCGTTTATACGAATAAGGAAATTTTGACGTACCCGGAACTGGAAAAATGTATGCGGAAACTGCTCGGGAAACTCATTGCGGACCTGCAGACAGAAGCATAA